The DNA region CCCTAGATCAGCctcaaaaatgatcaaatatgATCTCAGATCATCTTAAAaaatgaccaaaataaaaaataggccAAAAGTTGAATATAACTGAGCGAGTATCAAACAACGACCGAAAATAATGAGTTCAGATCAACAACAATTATTAAGCATTTCTAAGCCTAGATCCACCTTACTAATGACCCATAACTGATCCCAGATcagccacacaaaaaaaaaaacaagccaaaTGACCTCAGATCAGCCCTACAAATAGTGCAAACTAAACTTACTGTAGATAATCACTAATAATGACCCTTAACTGTTTCCAGATCAGCcccaaaaaaagtcaaaagtgACCAATTAGGGCgagatatttattatttaatgaccCAATATCAACCTAGAACTCAGCCTATAATAATGACCTCAGATCAGCCCTGAACAAATGGTGCAAACTAAACTTAGATAATCACTAATAATGACCCTTAACTGTTCCCAGGCCGAAGAAATAAGTCAAAAGTAACCAAATAAAGCCTAAACAATGATTATTTCTAACCCAGTATTTGCATAGACCACAACCCATAATAATGACCTCAGAtcagcctgaaaaaaaaatgcattattaaccCTAAATCAGCCTAGTTATGACCCCAGATCGACCCaaaaagatgaccaaataaggacgAGCACTGACTATAACTCAACCTAGACCATGTCCCATAACAAAAAGCTTAGATCAGCCCTAAATAATCACGCATAACTCCCcctagaccagctcaaaccaagAAGAGATGAAGTTCTTGGAGCGGCAGATTGCCGCTGAGCACAGGTCATATCATACACCCACTTCTGATTCTTCAAGGCCCGAGTTGCTTTGAACGACAAACTCAGACTTTCTGTTTGTATTCATGCCTCACATGAAACAGAATCATACTGAGTCCTTGAGCAGAGAAAAACAACAGAAAGCAACGTCTGTTTTAACTGCTCATCTCCATCAACACCTAAGGGAATTGACGTAATTGCAACAACAGATAGaacaaacaagaacaaacaaGCACACAGTGAGTTCGGGGGAACCTGTCATGGCATTTGGGAAGCATGCCATCCATTCCCCACTAACGTGTTGTTGAAGACAGCAGCATCCACGCAGTTATGCAACACCTCCCACCACAGGCCGAGCACAACCTCCTACATTCATTCAGCGAGCTCGGGCTCCACGGGCTCCCATGGGTAcagctaaataaaatattacaagtgTTATGACGTTTACTCatgaattgtaaaaaaatacagGTTACACATTAGCAAAATGACAGAGTCAATGCAAATATCCATGCAATTCAAGGTTCTGGttaaagattaaatgaaacaaacaGTAATTAATTTGAGATATGATTACTGATTATATAGTTCTTTTATAGCTTTATCTTCTAGTTTAATGTTTAAGCTGGCAGATGTCATGAGTTGAAGTCATTTGGgttaatatttattgtattatcgTGCTATATTTAGCAGTCAAAAACAATTTTATCAAGATCTCCTATCAGTTGTGcatgaataaaatatgttttgttttgtagatcAACATATTATAATTAGTCTATATATTGACTTACAGAATATTAACCCTATGATGCATACAGTAACACCTATCACAGCAGCGAAAGCTATTTTTAACCGTTAAGAGTGTGATGTTACATCCAAGCAACTATGGCAGGTTGATCTTTGACTTTCAGTCATAATTCTCTATGACTGTCCTCTTTATAAGTCTTTGGATTTTTTACTTACAGTATGacaacaaaaattcaaaattggcTGACGAAAGTAGTGGTACAGCTATAATATACCTCTGAAATATCTACTATCAACCTTTTGCAGAATAGATGTGTAAATCTTTCCAAATACATTATTTTGAAACGGAAAGGTTTGGTAATGatctttgtttttgaaagaaaaaataagcTATATCAGATTTGAATACAATAATTAATGCATCAAAGGTTTAAAGAcacaatacatacagtatatattgtttGTTCATCACTAAGTTTAATGCATTACCAAAGTGCCAAAGAAAAAATTGATTgggaaaaacttttttattattaattatatcatcatatattatattatatataaatatatatatattttttttttttttatctgaatgtGGTTTGTGTGTATCTTGTAGCAATACAAATGGCTTTAAAAGAAACCTGGTTGATGAAGTGTAGGGTGATGAGACATTTTTGTGACTTTTTGAAACCTCTAAAATACAAGGAATATGCAGGGACAAAAAAATGGACATCTGGTCACTCTAATGAGGTTCATTAATTAAACACAGACGCAAACATCTTTGCAAGTGAACCTGTGAGAAGCCTGAAGTCAAAGCCCTTCcttctttggaaaaaaaaatgaaaacagaaaagtcAGCAAGCTTGCTGCAGCAGTGCTGAGTTTCATTCTTGTGGCACTGGGAACGTCTCCCATCTGCACCACATAAGTGGAAGGCTTCAGTTCACACAACACCAGCCACTGTCACAGTGCTGTCTGAAAAAACAAGGAACACTTCTGCTCTCTGAGCCTCTGAATTACTGAAACGTACAGAGTTGTTTAAACTAGGCCAGTTTGATTCAGCAAAGGTAGctcaaagtaaattattaaaggAGAAAGCTTGTGGAAGGATTCACACACTAACATCACAAAATGGGAAATTAAGAGTTTGAGAGTGATTcccaaattacattcagtgaccctgaaaatctaaaaatggctTTAGATTCAAATTTTTATAGAATTAGCTAtgacatgaagaaaacaaaacaaactgtgttTGGTCGCTTTACATGTTGATCACACAGTGTCTTCCTTTAAGTGAACATTTCTTGACCAAAAAAAGATGAACGTGTAACAGACTTATGCTGTTATTCCAGCTATGACAATGATACATATTAGTTTAAATAGTAAACAgaatagtattattaataattttagtatATACTCTAATATATACATTACCTGTTAAAACTCTATTCAGCAAAGtcccattaaattgatcaaagtgacTAAAGATATTTATAAGACTTCAAGTAAATGCTGATGTTTCATAAAATAGTTCTGAAACAAAGTTTTTACAAGCATatgaaacagcacaactgttttcaacatttataataataagaagaatgaaTCTTAAGCATTAAATCAgtgtattagaataatttctaaaggacaatgaagactgaagcagtgatgctgaaaattcagatttgcatcacaggaaaaaattatattttaaaatatattcaaatagaaataagttattttcaattgtaataatacttcataatattttaatatttttctgtatttttaaataaataaatgaagcatTGGTAAGcattacaagaaaaaaagttttaaacttttgttttacattttctatatGTATTAATATCTATGTGATTCCCTTCAGTGACTAAGCACTCACATTTCCCATCATCCCCCACTGTTTCGTCACCCATAACCTGTCAGGCCTCCGCCTCCTCCAAGGACAGAGGCTGAGGTATTCCCAATCTGTCGCTATCCTCTTCCCCTAGCGTTCAGTGATAAACAGCGAGTGTAATCGTATCTTCTGCTGCCACCCTGAAGCCTGCACCTGTCTCAACGTGGTGCAACTCATCTCTCTGACTCACTGAGTTGGCAAAGTTCAGAGCTGCTGCACTGAAAGGGAGCTGCCAAGCTTAACACCTACACAAGGCCATGCATGAAGACACCCTCCGAGGGCTTTATTTTCCTGACCTCCACTTAGACAAATAAGCCAGGCAAGCCGCCTATTTTATTCTGAGTTTTGAGGCTATATGAAGATGTTGATATTCTGGTAAAAGGTGGTAGCTTTAACAGTTGAGAGCAAGAGTGCAAATTTGCAAATGAGGTCTAAAATTTTTTGTAAGCTAATTACTTAAACCATATTTGGAAGAAgaatttgttatgtttttttgcaGGGATGCAATAGAATATCCATTTTTTGGTCCTtagaagaacctttcagtgaacagaacTTAGGGTGAAGAACATTTAAAGGATTCAAAGGACTTACCGTCAGATAATCCaaaatatagatgagtttgtttcttcatcagaccaaatttggagaaatgtagcatttcatcacttgctcatcaatggatcctctgcagtgaatgggtgccgtcagaatgagagtcccaacagctgatgaaaacatcacaataatccacaagtaatcccacatcactccagtccatcagttatcatcttgtgaagcaaaaagctgcatttttgtaagaaacaaattctcTATTAAGCGTTCTAACTTTAAACCATAATTCTGGCTAAAATACCTGTCCCTAATTCATAATGATGTTTTATCCAGTGAAAATGTCCATAGCCTGTTGCCCTCTCACATCGAAATCCACcagcatatttgtttaaaataagtgttctccttgtaaacagtgcttgacctgtgcatatttctctcctgaatcAGACAAGGCAACTTTATCCATGGAGAAAGCAATGTTGTAGATAGAGGACTCTAAAACCTCTTTAAGATGGATTTGTTCATtagaaacatgcagcttttcacttcataaaaaATGATGCACTCGAatcttgtggattacttgtggattattgtgatattttttatcatctgtttggactctcattctgatggcacccattcactgcagaggatccactaatgagcaagtgatgctaatCCAAACTCCACTACTacctggatggcctgagggtgagtaaatattcaccaaacttttatttttggctaaactatccctttaataatctTAAGAACCTTTcctcactataaagaacctttcgTGGAatagaaaggttccatggatgttaaagcttCTTTATATAACCACAGATACCAACAAACAACCTTTAATTCTTTTCTTGTGAAAACAGCATTtgtgaacaaattaataaaagtgCTGCTATGTTTTGTTCTCATTCCCATTTCTTTCACAGACAGCCTCACAATGTATATTTCATTTAGTTGTAAGACTCAAAAAGCTTGCTCTATTAGACACCGACATTATGCAAAAAAGGGAGGGTGACAAAATCTACCAAAGAAAGTGAGGTTGTGGGTTAACTCATCTGCGAATTCCCTCCTCAATTCACTTAGCTCAATCAACTTAATTAGAGCTCTAAATATAGATTCGTTTTGCTTACTGGAATCAGAAGAGCTGTTAAATGCTTAGACCAGCTAGCTGACATAAATCGAATCGAGGAACTGCAATAACAATACTGCAAAACATAGCTCAGCCTTCACATAGTTCTGCTGTAGCATCATGGAAGAATTCAAAACAGATTCAAATGTTCATCTTCAAAAGATACAAATATATGAACTTGTTTTTGCTTAACAATCCCCGGTTAGTCTGGTTAGTCTTTCTCTTTGTGAAGGTTTAGTGAATGCTTGTGGTTTAGGGGGCAACTAGTATAAAAACAACCtggatttatttaaatatcaacCTCTAATAAGTAAACAAAGCTCCTCTATTTTTCTGAAAGGGCATGGCGCTCGCCACAAGGTCAcagttcaattcccagggaatacaTATACTCAAAAAATGCTTAAattatttggataaaagcatcttgcAAATGGATAAATGCAGTTCATGACTATAAGAATAAATGCTGATCTGAACGCTACACTGGATACTTACATTATGGAACCCCATTTATGGAAATGCACTCTTgcatctggagaagacaacatTTTCTTAAGCAGACTGAAAACGagaacagtaaaacagtaatccTGTACCATGTACGAGTAATTTTCAGTTTGTAATGAGAGCAGTGAATGAGTAGAGATAGAAAATGAAGATATGAATAAAAAGCTTAAGACCAAGAGTATAATTTCAAGCATTTTAATACAAACTTAATAAACTATCAGTACCTCTTTACATGTTAGACACTGACTCCAAATACTTTGTTATACTATTTGTTTTTGTCAAGTATTGCACAATGTTGGTACAAAATTAATATACGATTACATTTTGTCCATAGTATAGCAAAAATCTTTGAACTCTTAACAGAAAATAcaactcttatttttttttctctctttttttccccccaaagagcaaatatttttaaatcccAACACAATGGAATATTCTGTACATAGTCTTTAGAATAGCTGATGTTTTTAAAGATGGATTTCATTTtacaatttcaataaaaaaaaattataacaaaagcTGCTGCAGCCATCACAGATCACTGGAGTAGTAAAAAGATATAAATGCAATATGTCGTAGAAACAATATATACTCTGATATTTTACAAACTTTCTACTAAATTAATTATACAGTTAGAAAAAAGACCAGGAAATCCCTCATTCAGCATTCAGGCCAATCCTCGGAAATTGGCTGTGTAGCTATACCTTGAATACTATTAGAGGCCTTGATTTGTAGTTTTCTTCTTCATAAAGATATCTTAAAACAgtcagtaaaaataattttgtgctTGGTTGGCAAAAGAAAACAACTTAAAACAATATGAGTTTAGATAACTAAGCTTGATTGTACAACAAGCTTAATCGtaaaaagaataacaaaaataCTCAAGGGAACAACATGGTTCACCCTCGGGCTCATCGTTTGACTTATTCACTGGGACTTTACAGTTGAAGTGTTGCTTTGCgaatttcttttagttttttccatttattgGGGATTTTCCAAACGTGAGCTTTCCACCGTCCCATCACATATCTCTGGTCATTAGTAGTATTCTCGTTTTCTAGTTGGCCATCACTGGCTGGAATTGCTGGTTAGAATACTGCATGTTGCTCAAGCTGAAACTCAGACTGTCCATGAGGGACTTCTCATTAAGGCCCCCATAGGCTGCAAACACGTCAAAGGCATTATTGTACGGGAGAGGGCTGAGATTGAGGGACGTTTCCCCGGGGAACATTGCACTTGGGCTGCCCTGCCCCTGGAGATTGGGGAATACAAACTCCTTGGCGTTGGGAGACAGGGCAGAGGGCTTCTGCGGTTGACCGCCCAAGCCGACACCATAGAGAGAATGCATTGATGTGGACATGGCTTTCTGTTTCAGGAGGTTGTTTACATTCAGGCCCAGGTTGGTGGGGGAGTTTCGGGTCACCTTGTTGGCGTTCCGCCCATTGCTTTTCATTTTCGTGGAACCGAATTTGGTGGCGGCGAAGCTGGCAGTGGTAAAGGTTAAATGTTGCGTGGAACGGCGCATGAAGGTAGGGCTGACCGCTGCCGACTGGCCGAACGGTGGGGACGGGGAACTGGAGGTGGGGGACATGCCTAGGGGTTCGCTAATGGGCATGAAGACCTGGGCCTCTGGGTTAAAGCTGTTCTTGATCTCCTTGTCCAACTCCAGCCCATTCTCATTACTGTCATCCACATAGAGCACCTTGACGGGTCCCTTCTCCCCAATCTGATAAGACACCTCGAAAGGATCAATCCAGACACTGAGGTCCTGAGGCAGGTTGTTGCGGACATCCTCAATGTCCAACCCACTTTCTTTGGCGGCTTTCTCTACAACTGGGTCCACTTTCTCCCCGACATGTATACACCTGAATCCAGACCCTTTGTATGGCTTGTCCGGGTACCAATGACCCTCGTATTTCTTTTTCAGCTGTCGCTCCAACTCCTCTCCGAAAATGTTGACACGTCGCCTGGGCAGCTTATTGTACAAGTACGAAATGATGAAGTTGAGTGCCACTTGGATTTCAAGCTGCATAGCTGCTGTGCTGCCCTGGAGTATCACCACCGTTGGCTGTTTGAATTTGTGTATTGTGTTGTAAGCCACCAGAGGGCAAGGCTCGGCTGGAGCCAGGCAAATAAACAGAAACTGGGTGGGGGGGAAATGGTTCAAAACAAAGTGCTGGTTGCAGAGGGAACGTCTCAGTCCACAAACGGCTGATTcggttcctggagagaagaaaaaaaacaaatagcgTGAATAACTCCAGCTCATTATTCTCAGCTGGAAATCTGCCAGTTTTcgtaaagtgcccctattatggatttttgaaaattacctaTCATGCAGTGtctaacacagctctaagtgaatgtaAACATCCAGCAAAgtataaatctgaaagtgcaccgtgtattaagttattgtctctcaaaagaaagggTCAaatctgaatcattgaaacaagttgtttttaaaacgaatcccaagACACTTCATGTTGAAGTCaaaatgaaacattagcatatttaccgcccacttgttggtcttttcgtattggtctgaatgaaaaagcaaattcattctttggcaCTAGATGCCACTTTTAGAGCAATAAAAATTGTGGTTTCTATGGCAATGCTGTACACAATGCTAGCAGCACTGCTCTCACAAACACCGCTTTATCAGGCATAATGAAATGAGGCCAATTGGACCGATCACCCCAGATTATAGTCACGCAAAAGAGGGGTTTAGAAAAATGAATCATTAAACAAATAGTTTGGGAGTCATTGAGGAAACAAGGTCaaacataaatgcatattataaaacaataaaagtgttttttgaccttgcatgcatctCAACCCATTGGTGGGGCCTACCAaacccaaaatatgaacctttcattacccataataggggcacttcaATAGAGAGTTCATTAGAATAACatgaatgttttgataaaacagcTTGCGCATTCGTAGTCTTGCGAAAATTGACcatagttttactacaaataaagttCAAACCAGGAAACCATGGTTAAGCTCGTTAAACCaaagtaaccacaaattaacagTGGTGTTGCAACACTaaacatagttaaaaaaaaaaaaaaaaacttggttatTACTAcaattttactataataaaaccatggttaattttcgctTGTGAGCACTAGATTTTACACAAGCACACAAACAATCCTAAACCTCAGTGCACTGGTTGAATACGTACTTCCTTCCACTCTATTTTCAATTCAAGACAACACCTTGTGTCGAGTATATATTTCCACTAAGCTAGTTCTATAATTGCAGTTTACCATTCTAGGAAGAATGCACTGGGACTCGCGGAGCTGATAGAGTTACGTAATAACTAACTTGCCCTGACTAGACCCTGCACTGTAACCAACTGTAACCAATCTCCTGCTGTCGTCATAATCAAACTTTGTCTCGAGCTCGTCACGTAAGTCTGTAAAATAGAGAGTTTCGTGTGGAAATCCGACACAAGAATGCGAGACTTTAATAATTAAACCTAAATGTGTCACGAGGAGAAATGAAAACCAGTCAGCACACGCACATATCGATACGGTCGTCGATGAAGCGAATAGAAATAATAATGCGCTTGAATGTTAAACCAAACTGATATAGTTCGCTTTACGCATTGATTAGCAAATATAAAAGGAGACAGTGTTTGGTTTGTACATTTAAAGCGAGTATAGGACGTCTGAGATCGTATCGTCGCACCCACCCAGTTCACAGGGAAGATTAAAGCGCACGCGAGGACACAATGTACAGTTTAAAAACAGATACATTTATGCTATATTACTAATGCGTGCATGAAATGCACCATATAGAGGTATACATTAAAGAACAGAGACCAGTATATGCTGTGGCTATCCTGTGCAATTCGACTAGGATGTGCTGACAAATTGAATGTAACCTATATCATATTCTATGGTATTTGATCACTTGCACTGCTATGTAACTGTATGGCTTCTGTTGCAAGAAGGTATTTTGCCATAGTTGGCAATCCCTCCGAGCTCCTAAAGTCTACAGCCCACGACTGACGCAGCAAGCTGCCTTCATTTAAATTCTCTTAAGGTTTCAGTAAACTATTACAGACAACGCTCTGCAATAACCATAATACAGCGAGTAATACTTTACAAACTGGAGTAATCACGAAAATGACAATGCCATACAAAGAAATGAAATACTTACTTGAGTTTACAAAATGACGATGTTCAGTAGTTGCAGTAGCCTTAACTAGTGCAAATAgaaaaattcagatataaatacTGTCTTCACATTAACATAAAGGTATTCCAGTTGGTAcacttgaaatgttttatttttatttatttatttttcttcttcttcttcttcttcttcttagctTGCTCCGTTATCTGTAAGGTATTTGCTGTTTCACCTTCCCAAAAAGCTCCTCTCCACCCCTTCTATCTGGGTGTTTTACGATTTCGTCCTCGGCTGCTGTCATCCTCCTCTATTTATAGTTTTCCTCCGCCACGGACACGCGGTGGGCGGGGACGCGCTTCCAAAGGTCACAACAAAACGAATATCGAATCCACGGAATATGATTGGTCAGGCTTGAGCGAGAGGCGGGTCCTACTCCTGACGTCCTTCAAGCCCATTGGCTCATTTGACCATCGAGCAGAGAAGAGGAAggatttaatacattttacatttaatacgtTGAGCCCGTCATAGAGGCTCTTGACGTCAGGCGTTACCTAGTACCACAAAAAAGACAGGCTATTCATGGAGGTATCGTATATCATTTCCATGTTCATATTTCGCAAACATGACTGTTAAAGCCACATTTATGCCCCTAAGTAGATCAAATGACTGAATAAATATAAAGGCTAAGTAGTGAGCAGACATGGCAGAAGACCATAGCTTTGGTACAACCTTAGCTAATCTGTTTATCACTGTTTTGTATTATCAAACGCGCAAACGCTGCAATTGTGCTGGGGGAATTAGAAAATGAATAAATTGAAACTAAATGTCATCAAAACGCCAAGCTGATATGTTTTGAAGCAAAAAGGCCCTACCAAAGGGAGTTTTCTTTTTATCCACAAGACTTGCATCTCATACATTTACACCAATGATTTGTGAGTACACACGTAAAGAATAACAAACACTAATATTAAGCATGAAActgcttgataaaaaaaaaatcgtttttGATTGGCTGCAAAAAATCCTACTTGTGTGAATGTCGTATCCGTATCGGAATTTAAAGTGACAACTAtatatgtttataatatcttGGAATAAATAACAACTGCATATATATTTGATGACAATGATGACTGTAATCATGTAACTGTaggactggggggggggggggggggtaaccgGGTTAAATTATTTTAGCCCTTGTGATGTGCTGAAAGCCCTTTACCTAATTTGATGTTATTGGCCAAAAATTTCCAGCCTTTTAAAAATCTCTAATTATGCTATATTAATTACCAAATCTTggtttcaatctttttgtcaacaccattatttgtggataattgTGGCAGTGTTTACTCAAAAACTGTGGTacataagctcagatcaatgaggtCAGTGATCAGTCAGGtctaaaaagaaatataaaatctgTGGTAAGTGAAAGAAAATAAGTCGATAAAAAGATTGAATTGAGTATTTGGTAATGGCTAGAAATTTATAAGCATTTATTTGTAGGCCGGTCATTTTTACCTACAAGGTAAaaacaatcctaaaaaaaaacttactctGTTTGAGCAAAATAGCGTTAATGAGAAATTAGTTCAActtaatttaaatcattttgatGCTATTTTATCCATGGACTTTTTAATGCAGTGCAACTAATTTAGTTGACGTCACTGTTAGCTCATGGGTGCAATTCAAATAAGGATCACACATCACATTATTATCTGCCCGGGCAACCAGTCCTAATGATGGGGATATGATGGGACAAGAGAAGACCTTGGGTATGACTGAGTTAGATATCACTCTGACCGTGCACTCCCTGTTATTTATACAGCAAACAACCTACCAAAAGCCAGTCATGTGTTTGTC from Carassius carassius chromosome 1, fCarCar2.1, whole genome shotgun sequence includes:
- the LOC132141545 gene encoding protein Tob1-like is translated as MQLEIQVALNFIISYLYNKLPRRRVNIFGEELERQLKKKYEGHWYPDKPYKGSGFRCIHVGEKVDPVVEKAAKESGLDIEDVRNNLPQDLSVWIDPFEVSYQIGEKGPVKVLYVDDSNENGLELDKEIKNSFNPEAQVFMPISEPLGMSPTSSSPSPPFGQSAAVSPTFMRRSTQHLTFTTASFAATKFGSTKMKSNGRNANKVTRNSPTNLGLNVNNLLKQKAMSTSMHSLYGVGLGGQPQKPSALSPNAKEFVFPNLQGQGSPSAMFPGETSLNLSPLPYNNAFDVFAAYGGLNEKSLMDSLSFSLSNMQYSNQQFQPVMAN